A window from Elusimicrobiota bacterium encodes these proteins:
- the xseB gene encoding exodeoxyribonuclease VII small subunit, with the protein MKPAKKEGTENFEKGLDRLEEVVRQLETGEKGLEDSLKLFEDGVRLSGELSRRLEQVKHRVEVLIKEGGRLKAEPLQGENDGE; encoded by the coding sequence ATGAAGCCCGCCAAGAAGGAAGGGACGGAGAATTTCGAGAAGGGCCTCGACCGGCTCGAAGAGGTCGTCCGACAGCTCGAGACCGGCGAGAAGGGCCTCGAGGACTCGCTGAAGCTCTTCGAGGACGGCGTGCGGCTCTCCGGCGAGCTGAGCCGCCGGCTGGAACAGGTCAAGCACCGCGTCGAAGTCCTCATCAAAGAGGGCGGCCGCCTCAAGGCGGAACCGCTCCAGGGAGAGAACGATGGAGAATAG
- a CDS encoding ATP-dependent 6-phosphofructokinase, with product MENRPAIGILTGGGDCPGLNAVIRAVVKAARYRGWRTIGFKGGYEGLLSPVHTMALDYHDMGGMLVTGGTILGTSNRGRFAAKTGKGETHMISDAILAEACANVKTLGLIGLVCVGGDGSLTIAQQLFEKGVPVVGVPKTIDNDLECTVATFGFDSAVATATDALDRLHTTAESHNRVMVLEVMGRHAGWIAASAGISGGGDVILIPEIPFTFEKVCAKIHERERSGKRFTLVVVAEGAKLKGGELVTQGEAADREVRLGGIGALVASEIEKRTGKETRVCVLGHLQRGGGPTSFDRLLCTRFGAHAVDLIAEKRFGRMVALRPPTTVDVLITEAIGRLRTVPIDGDLVQTGRALGVSFGD from the coding sequence ATGGAGAATAGACCGGCGATCGGCATTTTGACGGGCGGCGGCGACTGCCCCGGCCTCAACGCGGTCATCCGCGCGGTCGTGAAGGCCGCGCGCTACCGCGGCTGGCGCACGATCGGATTTAAGGGCGGCTACGAAGGCCTCCTGAGCCCCGTGCACACCATGGCGCTCGACTACCACGACATGGGCGGCATGCTCGTCACCGGCGGGACCATCCTCGGCACCTCCAACCGCGGCCGCTTCGCCGCGAAGACCGGCAAGGGCGAGACCCACATGATCTCCGACGCGATCCTGGCCGAGGCCTGCGCGAACGTGAAGACGCTCGGGCTCATCGGCCTCGTCTGCGTGGGCGGCGACGGCTCGCTGACCATCGCCCAGCAGCTCTTCGAGAAGGGCGTCCCCGTCGTGGGCGTCCCCAAGACCATCGACAACGACCTCGAGTGCACGGTCGCGACCTTCGGCTTCGACTCGGCCGTGGCCACCGCCACCGACGCGCTCGACCGCCTCCACACCACGGCCGAGAGCCACAACCGCGTCATGGTGCTCGAGGTCATGGGCCGCCACGCGGGCTGGATCGCCGCCTCGGCCGGCATCTCGGGCGGCGGCGACGTCATCCTCATCCCGGAGATCCCGTTCACCTTCGAGAAGGTCTGCGCGAAGATCCACGAACGCGAGCGCTCGGGCAAGCGCTTCACCCTCGTCGTCGTCGCCGAGGGCGCCAAGCTCAAGGGCGGCGAGCTCGTCACCCAGGGCGAGGCGGCCGACCGCGAGGTGCGCCTGGGCGGCATCGGCGCCCTCGTCGCCTCCGAGATCGAGAAGCGCACCGGCAAGGAGACCCGCGTCTGCGTGCTCGGGCACCTCCAGCGCGGCGGCGGGCCGACGAGCTTCGACCGCCTGCTCTGCACGCGCTTCGGCGCGCACGCCGTGGACCTCATCGCGGAGAAGCGCTTCGGACGCATGGTGGCCCTGCGCCCGCCGACGACGGTGGACGTGCTCATCACCGAGGCCATCGGCCGCCTGCGCACCGTCCCCATCGACGGCGACCTCGTCCAGACCGGCCGGGCGCTCGGCGTCAGCTTCGGAGACTAG
- a CDS encoding 4Fe-4S binding protein, translating into MTEKNSPARVSGAGVPDPDTLVRLIARLDAYPVGLPDTPDVRELLALFLSAEEAELAAVFPLCESTPGELARRVKWPKERVERVLEALGEKGAALDFPLGGKTYWLLTPSVVGLVEFSLMKLHAGIPLERIARILERCHDEERFWNEVFGSKTPLARTLVGADIPVTSRVATYAQVEKVVRAAGYGAVQTCYCRHKEQLLGRSCRLASHEGTCMSLGRAADFVVRRGFGRRAEADELLALIRSLGEKGLIHVTDNVREEPSFICNCCGCCCGFLTGVRKGLPHALHPSPVLARVDEERCAACGACAKLCQIGAVRAEKGAKARVNDGLCLGCGACLRACRKDALSLVERTRAPHVPKNAATKFVRMAWEKGRFWNIVRDNLRVRAGRLLRRDG; encoded by the coding sequence ATGACTGAAAAGAACTCCCCGGCGAGAGTGTCCGGGGCCGGCGTCCCGGACCCGGACACTCTGGTCCGGCTCATCGCGCGGCTCGACGCCTATCCGGTCGGACTGCCGGACACGCCGGATGTGCGCGAGCTCCTCGCGCTCTTCCTGAGCGCGGAGGAGGCCGAGCTCGCCGCCGTCTTCCCCCTCTGCGAGAGCACCCCCGGGGAGCTGGCCCGGCGGGTGAAGTGGCCGAAGGAGCGCGTCGAGCGCGTCCTCGAGGCCCTCGGGGAGAAGGGCGCGGCGCTCGACTTCCCCCTCGGAGGGAAGACCTACTGGCTCCTCACCCCCTCCGTCGTCGGGCTCGTGGAGTTCAGTCTCATGAAGCTCCACGCCGGCATCCCGCTCGAGCGCATCGCGCGCATCCTCGAGCGCTGCCACGACGAGGAGCGCTTCTGGAACGAGGTCTTCGGCTCGAAGACGCCGCTGGCCCGCACGCTCGTGGGGGCCGACATCCCCGTGACCTCGCGGGTGGCCACCTACGCCCAGGTCGAGAAGGTGGTGCGCGCGGCGGGCTACGGCGCGGTGCAGACCTGCTACTGCCGCCACAAGGAGCAGCTTCTGGGCCGGAGCTGCCGCCTCGCCTCGCACGAGGGCACCTGCATGAGCCTCGGCCGGGCCGCCGACTTCGTGGTGCGCCGCGGCTTCGGCCGCCGCGCGGAGGCCGACGAGCTCCTCGCGCTCATCCGCTCGCTCGGGGAGAAAGGCCTCATCCACGTCACCGACAACGTGCGCGAGGAGCCCAGCTTCATCTGCAACTGCTGCGGCTGCTGCTGCGGATTCCTGACCGGGGTGCGCAAGGGGCTCCCCCACGCGCTCCACCCCTCCCCCGTGCTCGCCCGAGTCGACGAGGAGCGCTGCGCGGCCTGCGGCGCGTGCGCGAAGCTCTGCCAGATCGGCGCCGTGCGCGCGGAGAAGGGCGCGAAGGCGCGCGTCAACGACGGACTCTGCCTCGGCTGCGGCGCCTGCCTGCGCGCCTGCCGCAAGGACGCCCTTTCGCTCGTCGAGCGGACGCGCGCGCCGCACGTCCCGAAGAACGCGGCCACCAAGTTCGTGCGCATGGCCTGGGAGAAGGGCCGCTTCTGGAACATCGTCCGCGACAACCTGCGCGTGCGCGCCGGCCGCCTGCTCCGGAGGGATGGATGA
- a CDS encoding fumarylacetoacetate hydrolase family protein has translation MKLLMARCGGRTFFGAADERGVLDVRSVWPEGPASVLAALEGGPLCHEMLKELLRGEAARIPFSEVTLLSPLPRPPKLIGLAVNYVEHHKEFHRGHSLPADPKARTTPRPFLMPSTCVLGPGETVPWPGFSRQIDYEVELAAVIGARCKDLTPETARACVAGYTVANDVSARSVTHAEGREKRPKDDFFDWLHGKWADGFCPLGPWVATADEVGDPRDLRLELWVGPEKRQDETTAAMIFDVYELVAFCSRLMTLEPGDVIATGTPSGVGFPQGKLLEPGSVVRCRIEKVGELVNTMGPAPDDYYTPLR, from the coding sequence ATGAAGCTGCTCATGGCGCGGTGCGGAGGGCGGACCTTCTTCGGCGCGGCCGACGAGCGCGGCGTCCTCGACGTGCGCTCCGTCTGGCCCGAGGGCCCCGCGAGCGTGCTCGCGGCGCTCGAGGGCGGGCCGCTCTGCCATGAGATGCTCAAGGAGCTCCTGCGCGGGGAGGCCGCCCGCATCCCCTTCTCGGAGGTGACGCTCCTCTCGCCGCTCCCCCGGCCGCCCAAGCTCATCGGCCTCGCCGTCAACTACGTCGAGCATCACAAGGAGTTCCACCGCGGGCACTCCCTGCCGGCCGACCCGAAGGCGCGCACGACCCCGCGCCCCTTCCTCATGCCCTCCACCTGCGTCCTGGGCCCCGGCGAGACGGTCCCCTGGCCGGGCTTCAGCCGCCAGATCGACTACGAGGTCGAGCTCGCCGCCGTCATCGGCGCGCGCTGCAAGGACCTCACGCCCGAGACGGCGCGCGCCTGCGTCGCCGGCTACACGGTCGCCAACGACGTCTCCGCGCGCAGCGTGACGCACGCCGAGGGCCGCGAGAAGCGGCCCAAGGACGACTTCTTCGACTGGCTGCACGGCAAGTGGGCCGACGGCTTCTGCCCGCTCGGGCCCTGGGTCGCCACCGCCGACGAGGTCGGTGACCCGCGGGACCTGCGCCTCGAGCTCTGGGTGGGCCCGGAAAAGCGCCAGGACGAGACGACCGCCGCGATGATCTTCGACGTCTACGAGCTCGTCGCCTTCTGCAGCCGGCTCATGACCCTCGAGCCCGGCGACGTCATCGCCACCGGCACCCCCTCGGGGGTGGGCTTCCCGCAGGGGAAGCTGCTGGAGCCCGGCAGCGTGGTGCGCTGCCGCATCGAGAAGGTCGGCGAGCTCGTCAACACGATGGGCCCCGCGCCGGACGACTACTACACGCCTCTAAGATAG
- a CDS encoding OmpA family protein, whose translation MERNPSRRTLSVLVSALLVCAAFLVVLPAQPVVTGAPLLDARLRLSTEERLTIGESGIDAPVTFHLSKDEPEDFLPIEPEPQDFSDMRIWQIRISASDGRKVAHIQGRGVPESSRFPWSRLDEKGEALPDGFYQAQFVWLDAGGRLHRTPNTTVSVFTPLTIRALLAAGLGLRYTDEGLVLRILEVNIFPPGRAELAPAALPMLGEIVTFLRGRPANRVVVRGHTDSSGSAARNLELSRRRAFLVYRHLVDNGIDPARLSYEGLGSTRPLASEETADGRAQNRRVEVVVLKRS comes from the coding sequence ATGGAACGAAACCCATCCCGACGCACCCTCTCCGTCCTCGTCTCCGCTCTTCTCGTCTGCGCCGCTTTCCTCGTCGTCCTCCCGGCGCAGCCCGTCGTCACCGGGGCGCCCCTCCTCGACGCCCGCCTGCGCCTGAGCACCGAGGAGCGCCTCACCATCGGGGAGTCGGGCATCGACGCGCCCGTGACCTTCCACCTGAGCAAGGACGAGCCCGAGGACTTCCTGCCCATCGAGCCGGAGCCGCAGGACTTCTCCGACATGCGCATCTGGCAGATCCGCATCAGCGCCTCGGACGGGCGCAAGGTGGCGCACATCCAGGGCCGCGGGGTCCCCGAGTCCTCGCGCTTCCCCTGGTCGCGCCTCGACGAGAAGGGCGAGGCCCTGCCCGACGGCTTCTATCAGGCCCAGTTCGTGTGGCTCGACGCGGGGGGGCGCCTGCACCGCACGCCGAACACGACGGTGAGCGTCTTCACGCCGCTGACGATCCGCGCGCTCTTGGCGGCGGGGCTCGGGCTGCGCTACACCGACGAGGGGCTCGTCCTTCGCATCCTCGAGGTGAACATCTTCCCGCCCGGCCGCGCCGAGCTCGCGCCCGCGGCCCTGCCGATGCTCGGAGAGATCGTGACCTTCCTGCGCGGGCGGCCCGCCAACCGCGTCGTCGTGCGCGGGCACACCGACTCGAGCGGCTCGGCCGCGCGCAACCTCGAGCTCTCGCGGCGCAGGGCCTTCCTCGTCTACCGGCACCTCGTCGACAACGGCATCGACCCCGCGCGCCTGAGCTACGAAGGCCTCGGCTCCACCCGCCCGCTCGCCTCCGAGGAGACGGCCGACGGACGCGCCCAGAACCGGCGCGTCGAGGTCGTCGTCCTTAAACGTTCTTAG
- a CDS encoding aminopeptidase has protein sequence MFTPAQLERYADTLLWGITTARPSFRKGESVLIRFDVSALPLAEAVHRKTLERGWNPVLRLQPTPAMEKDFFTLGGSEQRRFVPGGEKELFESLQGLIALRGPASLTHLKSVDAGRIKETTLARKPYRDIFDRSEEKGRFGWTLCTYPTEELARQAGLTLKAYAEQVVKACFLDDKDPAKRWRDIHRDVMGIKKWLQSLKIRTLRVESRSMDLEVKLGERRRFLGISGHNIPSFEVFTSPDWRGTRGVYYSDLPSFRNGNYVKGVRIEFKNGSAAKVSAKQGEDFVRKTLATDPGAGRLGEFSLTDVRFSRIDRFMADTLFDENFGGRHGNCHVAVGNSYSDTFDGDPARLTKALKTRLGYNESALHWDLVNTEDKRVSAVTTGGKRVLVYEKGRFAC, from the coding sequence ATCTTCACCCCCGCTCAGCTCGAACGCTACGCCGACACGCTCCTCTGGGGCATCACCACCGCCCGCCCCTCCTTCCGCAAGGGAGAGAGCGTCCTCATCCGCTTCGACGTCTCCGCGCTGCCCCTCGCCGAGGCCGTGCACCGCAAGACGCTCGAGCGCGGCTGGAACCCCGTCCTGCGCCTGCAGCCCACGCCCGCCATGGAGAAGGACTTCTTCACCCTCGGCGGCTCCGAGCAGCGCCGCTTCGTCCCCGGCGGGGAGAAGGAGCTCTTCGAGTCCCTCCAGGGCCTCATCGCGCTGCGCGGCCCGGCCTCGCTGACGCACCTCAAGAGCGTGGACGCCGGGCGCATCAAGGAGACGACGCTCGCCCGCAAGCCCTACCGCGACATCTTCGACCGCAGCGAGGAGAAGGGCCGCTTCGGCTGGACGCTGTGCACCTACCCGACCGAGGAGCTCGCGCGGCAGGCCGGGCTCACGCTGAAGGCCTACGCGGAGCAGGTCGTGAAGGCCTGCTTCCTCGACGACAAGGACCCGGCGAAGCGCTGGCGGGACATCCACCGGGACGTGATGGGGATCAAGAAGTGGCTCCAGAGCCTCAAGATCCGGACCCTGCGCGTCGAGAGCCGCTCCATGGACCTCGAGGTGAAGCTCGGGGAGCGCCGCCGCTTCCTGGGAATCAGCGGACACAACATCCCCTCCTTCGAGGTGTTCACCTCCCCCGACTGGCGCGGGACCCGGGGCGTCTACTATTCGGACCTGCCCTCCTTCCGCAACGGAAACTACGTGAAAGGCGTCCGCATCGAGTTCAAGAACGGCTCGGCGGCGAAGGTGTCGGCGAAGCAGGGCGAGGATTTTGTGCGCAAGACGCTCGCCACCGATCCCGGGGCGGGACGCCTCGGGGAGTTCTCGCTGACGGATGTGCGCTTCTCGCGCATCGACCGCTTCATGGCCGACACGCTCTTCGACGAGAACTTCGGCGGGCGCCACGGGAACTGCCACGTCGCCGTGGGGAACTCCTACAGCGACACCTTCGACGGGGACCCCGCGCGGCTCACGAAGGCGCTCAAGACGCGCCTGGGCTACAACGAGTCGGCGCTCCACTGGGACCTCGTCAACACCGAGGACAAGCGGGTCAGCGCGGTCACGACCGGCGGGAAGCGCGTCCTCGTCTACGAGAAGGGGCGCTTCGCCTGCTGA
- a CDS encoding glucoamylase family protein, producing the protein MISLAVLLAAAVPACFAEDRPAPALPAAAAGLSAPLDAGRLGGLFDGSAAKGDADAVPAGGVPEVQGSPIPKDDPALLEDLSKRAFLFFQEQSDPKTGLVADRAAASGAAPAGRMVASMAATGFGLSAYCSAAERGWAPREALVARTKATLRFLARESPHKNGWFYHFIHADDGSRAWDSEVSSIDTALLLGGVLTVRQCFGDDPEVAALASEIYERVDFPWMLDGDKAQFSHGWTPEKGFIRYRWDTYAEESLLLVLGMGSRTHPVGREVWDGIRRDRMSYAGHDYIAGASPLFTHQFSQAWLDLRGMRDGHGIDYYRNSVEATRAHKQYCLDLGKQFPAYSGDVWGLSASDSEHGYRAWGGPPAGPDMDGTVVPNAAGGSLMFTPDISIPAIRAMREKYGDKTYGRYGFVDAFNPQTGWVDPDVLGIDQGIMLLSAENLRSGGVWKWFMKNPEVAAALAKAGFKPSGRESSTGIPGSSR; encoded by the coding sequence ATGATCTCCCTCGCGGTCCTGCTCGCCGCGGCGGTCCCCGCGTGCTTTGCGGAGGACCGGCCGGCGCCCGCCCTCCCGGCGGCCGCCGCCGGCCTGTCCGCCCCGCTCGACGCCGGGCGGCTGGGGGGACTCTTCGACGGCAGCGCGGCCAAGGGCGACGCCGACGCGGTCCCGGCGGGAGGAGTCCCCGAGGTCCAGGGGAGCCCGATCCCGAAGGACGATCCGGCGCTCCTCGAGGACCTCTCCAAGCGCGCCTTCCTCTTCTTCCAGGAACAGTCCGATCCGAAGACGGGTCTCGTCGCCGATCGCGCCGCCGCCAGCGGGGCGGCTCCCGCGGGCCGCATGGTCGCGAGCATGGCGGCCACGGGCTTCGGCCTGAGCGCGTACTGCTCGGCGGCGGAGCGCGGCTGGGCGCCGCGCGAGGCCCTCGTCGCCCGGACGAAGGCGACCCTGCGCTTCCTGGCCCGGGAGAGCCCGCACAAGAACGGTTGGTTCTACCACTTCATCCACGCCGACGACGGCAGCCGGGCCTGGGACAGCGAGGTCTCCTCCATCGACACCGCGCTCCTGCTCGGGGGCGTCCTCACCGTGCGGCAGTGCTTCGGCGACGACCCGGAGGTCGCCGCGCTCGCCTCCGAGATCTACGAGCGCGTGGACTTCCCCTGGATGCTCGACGGCGATAAGGCGCAGTTCTCGCACGGCTGGACCCCGGAGAAAGGCTTCATCCGCTACCGCTGGGACACCTACGCCGAGGAGTCGCTGCTCCTGGTGCTCGGCATGGGCTCGCGCACCCACCCGGTGGGGCGCGAGGTCTGGGACGGCATCCGGCGCGACCGCATGTCCTATGCGGGGCATGACTACATCGCGGGCGCGAGCCCGCTCTTCACCCACCAGTTCTCGCAGGCCTGGCTCGACCTGAGGGGCATGCGCGACGGGCACGGCATCGACTACTACCGGAACTCGGTCGAGGCCACGCGCGCCCACAAGCAGTACTGCCTCGACCTCGGCAAGCAGTTCCCCGCGTACTCCGGGGACGTCTGGGGCCTCTCGGCCTCCGACAGCGAGCACGGCTACCGCGCATGGGGCGGTCCGCCCGCGGGGCCGGACATGGACGGCACCGTGGTCCCCAACGCGGCCGGCGGCTCGCTCATGTTCACGCCGGACATCTCCATCCCGGCCATCCGCGCCATGCGCGAGAAATACGGCGACAAGACCTATGGCCGCTACGGCTTCGTGGACGCCTTCAACCCGCAGACCGGCTGGGTGGACCCGGACGTCCTCGGCATCGACCAGGGCATCATGCTGCTGAGCGCGGAGAACCTGCGTTCCGGCGGCGTCTGGAAGTGGTTCATGAAGAACCCCGAGGTCGCGGCCGCCCTCGCGAAGGCCGGCTTCAAGCCGTCGGGCCGGGAATCCTCAACGGGGATTCCCGGGTCGTCTCGCTGA
- a CDS encoding DMT family transporter — MKLGTLLGLVVCNLIWSANPTMAKFVMKSVSPAHAVWLRYASALAAYALAVPLLRAFYGGRRFAGPMFVRGGSGPDRAWILALGLLTFVLSPLLQMSGLSVSRAVDGALVVAMEPLIAVLFAAVLLREPLGPRHLLGFALALTGFSLLSGLTPQRMLTGFDAHAFGNLLLLLSLAGEGAYSAVGRKLVSRHPPGALFASALLIGVLVLTAVIFLRSGPPPFSALGTSGVLAVLWLGPLGTAFGYLYWMAALREAPVASVALTLFIQPVMGTVWGRIFLDERLTLVQGAGALLILLSLASEVLFDRASVRDAAPTV, encoded by the coding sequence ATGAAGCTCGGCACGCTGCTCGGCCTGGTCGTCTGCAACCTCATCTGGTCGGCGAACCCGACCATGGCGAAGTTCGTCATGAAGAGCGTCTCCCCGGCGCACGCCGTCTGGCTGCGCTACGCGAGCGCGCTCGCGGCCTACGCGCTCGCCGTGCCGCTGCTGCGCGCCTTCTACGGAGGGCGGCGCTTCGCCGGGCCGATGTTCGTGCGCGGCGGCTCCGGCCCGGACCGCGCCTGGATCCTCGCGTTGGGCCTGCTCACCTTCGTGCTCTCGCCGCTGCTGCAGATGTCGGGGCTCTCGGTCTCCCGCGCGGTCGACGGCGCGCTCGTGGTGGCCATGGAGCCCCTCATCGCGGTGCTCTTCGCGGCGGTCCTCCTGCGCGAGCCGCTCGGGCCCCGCCATCTCCTCGGCTTCGCGCTCGCCCTCACCGGCTTCTCCCTCCTCTCGGGCCTCACCCCTCAGCGCATGCTGACGGGCTTCGACGCCCACGCGTTCGGGAACCTCCTCCTGCTCCTCTCGCTGGCGGGCGAGGGCGCCTACTCCGCCGTGGGGCGCAAGCTGGTCTCCCGCCATCCGCCGGGGGCGCTCTTCGCCAGCGCGCTGCTCATCGGGGTCCTCGTGCTCACCGCCGTCATCTTCCTCCGCTCCGGCCCTCCGCCGTTCTCGGCGCTCGGGACCTCGGGGGTCCTCGCGGTGCTCTGGCTGGGGCCGCTCGGAACCGCCTTCGGCTACCTCTATTGGATGGCGGCCCTGCGGGAGGCGCCGGTGGCGAGCGTGGCCCTCACGCTCTTCATCCAGCCCGTGATGGGGACCGTCTGGGGCCGGATCTTCCTCGACGAGCGCCTGACGCTCGTGCAGGGTGCGGGAGCCCTGCTCATCCTCCTCTCGCTCGCCTCCGAAGTCCTCTTCGACCGCGCGTCCGTCCGCGACGCGGCCCCCACCGTTTAG
- a CDS encoding O-antigen ligase family protein has protein sequence MKSSKAKTRREEGDSPAQTGVSLFAMSLAAAAFLPPLVFARGLEDAAALPKLLALAACALLLALGAARGAGARRTALDLPLLAAAAALLLSSARSVDPWGSLLGRHGHYALGALELGLYAAAALSAAWASDDDAPRVLARAALASGALLGLHALLQRAGLEPFAGFPEPPIGRSYATLATPVMLGAHLALLSPLPLALSRAGKPLDRALAWTAGPLVLCGLLLTQSRAAWLGAAAAVALWLLLEAKDRRRARIAVLLLGAAAAAAVVFLSQVKGRGFDDAVRVQVWKTAWTSFLERPLLGWGPESFIHALRLHKGEGLFALYGPVREQVHVHDDLLHALATTGLAGTAAYLALLGALALAARRRRLSASPERRPLVGAMAAGLLGLFVQLKFDPCSSATLLLAALFAGLLCARPKDEAGPTGRRLLALPLALACAGALILCSRLALADASYRAAHAAQASGRVEAASAAYERALRLNPWEGQYRWDYCMHLYGLARSFTDRSRRLPLLERIRRAADGAAAARPNDSRALELKAYALLWSAAEGDSSLALEAERLLDRAAELEPTFVPALRVRLQLALRRKDAAKAEALAKEYERLSGPSRYDLGKR, from the coding sequence ATGAAATCCTCCAAGGCCAAGACGAGACGCGAAGAGGGAGACTCCCCCGCCCAGACGGGAGTCTCCCTCTTCGCGATGTCCCTGGCCGCGGCGGCCTTCCTCCCCCCGCTCGTCTTCGCGCGCGGGCTCGAGGACGCCGCCGCGCTCCCCAAGCTCCTCGCGCTCGCGGCCTGCGCCCTCCTCCTCGCCCTGGGCGCGGCGCGCGGCGCCGGGGCCCGGAGGACGGCCCTCGACCTCCCGCTCCTCGCCGCGGCGGCGGCCCTGCTCCTCTCGAGCGCGCGCTCGGTCGACCCCTGGGGAAGTCTCCTCGGCCGGCACGGCCACTACGCGCTCGGCGCCCTCGAGCTCGGGCTCTACGCCGCGGCGGCCCTGTCCGCGGCCTGGGCCTCGGACGACGACGCCCCGCGCGTCCTGGCGCGCGCCGCGCTCGCCTCGGGCGCCCTGCTCGGGCTCCATGCCCTCCTCCAGCGCGCCGGGCTCGAGCCCTTCGCGGGCTTCCCCGAGCCCCCGATCGGACGAAGCTATGCGACGCTCGCGACCCCGGTGATGCTCGGGGCCCACCTGGCGCTCCTCTCTCCGCTCCCCCTCGCGCTCTCCCGCGCCGGGAAACCGCTCGACCGGGCGCTCGCCTGGACCGCGGGTCCGCTCGTCCTCTGCGGCCTCCTCCTCACCCAGTCGCGCGCGGCCTGGCTCGGCGCGGCGGCCGCCGTCGCGCTCTGGCTCCTCCTCGAGGCGAAGGACCGCCGGCGCGCGCGGATCGCTGTCCTCCTCCTCGGGGCCGCGGCGGCCGCGGCCGTCGTCTTCCTCTCCCAGGTGAAGGGGCGGGGCTTCGACGACGCCGTGCGCGTGCAGGTCTGGAAGACCGCCTGGACCTCGTTTCTCGAGCGCCCGCTGCTGGGCTGGGGCCCGGAGTCCTTCATCCACGCCCTGCGCCTGCACAAGGGCGAGGGCCTCTTCGCCCTCTACGGCCCCGTGCGCGAGCAGGTCCACGTCCACGACGACCTCCTCCACGCCCTGGCGACCACGGGCCTCGCCGGGACGGCGGCCTACCTGGCGCTCCTGGGGGCGCTGGCGCTCGCCGCGAGGCGCCGCCGGCTCTCCGCGAGCCCCGAACGGCGCCCCCTGGTCGGCGCCATGGCCGCGGGCCTCCTCGGTCTCTTCGTCCAGCTCAAGTTCGACCCCTGCTCGAGCGCGACGCTCCTGCTGGCGGCCCTCTTCGCCGGGCTGCTCTGCGCGCGACCGAAGGACGAAGCGGGCCCGACCGGCCGACGCCTCCTCGCCCTGCCCCTCGCGCTGGCCTGCGCAGGGGCGCTCATCCTCTGCTCCCGCCTCGCCCTGGCCGACGCCTCCTACCGCGCCGCCCATGCGGCGCAGGCCTCCGGCCGCGTGGAGGCGGCCTCCGCGGCCTATGAGCGCGCCCTGCGCCTGAACCCCTGGGAAGGGCAGTACCGCTGGGACTACTGCATGCACCTCTACGGCCTCGCGCGCTCCTTCACGGACCGCTCCCGGCGCCTTCCCCTGCTCGAAAGGATCCGAAGAGCGGCCGACGGCGCGGCCGCGGCCCGTCCCAACGACTCCCGGGCGCTCGAACTCAAGGCCTACGCCCTGCTCTGGAGCGCCGCCGAAGGCGACTCCTCCCTGGCCCTGGAGGCGGAGCGCCTCCTCGACCGGGCGGCGGAGCTGGAGCCCACCTTCGTGCCCGCGCTCAGGGTGCGTCTCCAGCTGGCGCTGCGCCGCAAGGACGCGGCCAAGGCCGAGGCCCTGGCGAAGGAGTACGAGCGCCTCTCGGGCCCCAGCCGCTACGACCTCGGCAAGCGCTGA